The window ACGGAGGAGATGCCGGGAGTCGACCGCGTGATTTCGGTCGCGTTGACGCTCGAACAACCGCGGACGGCGGACTGGATCGCGGAGCAAGCGGAGGTATCACCGACGACGGCACGGGGGCACCTCGAGCGGTTAGTTGATCTACATATCCTGAGTGCCGTCGAACAGCGAGGTGCGAAGACGTACTACCCAGATGCCGCGTACCAGCGGTTCAAAGAAGTATCACAGTTGATCGAGGAACATACTCGCGACGAGATCGAGACGATAGCGGTCACTGCAAAGGAGGACATCGAGGAACTCAGGGAAACGTACGGTGT of the Halobiforma lacisalsi AJ5 genome contains:
- a CDS encoding DUF7342 family protein — its product is MADDESLAPPEAIEIGDEAEHTDEWTEEMPGVDRVISVALTLEQPRTADWIAEQAEVSPTTARGHLERLVDLHILSAVEQRGAKTYYPDAAYQRFKEVSQLIEEHTRDEIETIAVTAKEDIEELRETYGVESPDELRKLATAEDTSSTEAREYFKKASEWDSHSHMVSIAEEALERYEKFSEHYQPPVDSAV